In the genome of Hydractinia symbiolongicarpus strain clone_291-10 chromosome 5, HSymV2.1, whole genome shotgun sequence, one region contains:
- the LOC130645221 gene encoding uncharacterized protein LOC130645221, giving the protein MNHHSSHNMETSMVVWRKCTPFCDKSVECPDHHELLQAIVNCTDQLGHLSNLDVLKNSIEKHKSLGWDKNDDIPDPVSTNRLPLIHWAACLGKCNALEWLLNSGFDSKVTVHGIGENALHRTVLYLYKSRPKFTTKELKPKFRKICALLPSLISVPDHINNETPLLLAATLLVTSDSRLVFFQTAIEVMSAQTREMSEAQSAAALDARNRDGNTCLHILASVTEKIKSEHACIAIGALLKAGADKTIRNMTGQTPLDIAIQKGCNNIVDELVKIVYPTSHIEATPTSANNDPRSLMTMVDIPSRSRASPSSNTMVNVHRPYYASNSPRSPPRSRSPHRNSRSSESPPSLQSKYEDQDSIPIVEPGAFVIKQENGGLKSDAAENNQTGMYPMSPASMSDSNFDVNSPLLSHLKEAGLLNEVSDLLLRAKARDEGQLRRYQQQAKDLDTQIEYKLKEIERIKQEVESLRIKRTRCDDETANLRKRLSSCSNAIKELPGGGPFSNNVSAPPLLTSSNNL; this is encoded by the exons ATGAATCATCACTCATCACACAATATGGAAACAAGCATGGTGGTATGGCGTAAATGTACGCCCTTCTGTGATAAATCGGTCGAATGTCCTGACCATCATGAGTTATTACAAGCAATCGTTAACTGTACAGATCAACTTGGACATTTATCTAACTTAGATGTGCTGAAAAACAGTATTGAGAAACACAAATCGTTAGGATGGGACAAAAATGATGACATACCAGATCCCGTATCAACTAACCGTTTGCCTCTTATTCATTGGGCAGCTTGTTTGGGAAAGTGTAATGCACTTGAATGGCTGTTAAACAGTGGGTTTGACTCCAAAGTAACTGTTCATGGAATTGGTGAAAATGCGTTGCACAGGACTGTTTTGTATTTGTACAAGTCAAGACCAAAGTTTACGACAAAAGAATTGAAACCAAAGTTTCGCAAAATTTGCGCCTTGTTGCCTAGTCTCATCTCTGTGCCTGATCATataaataatgaaacgccgTTACTACTAGCCGCTACGTTATTAGTTACGTCAGATTCCAGGCTAGTGTTCTTTCAAACGGCCATTGAAGTTATGTCAGCGCAGACACGAGAAATGTCTGAAGCACAAAGTGCTGCGGCACTCGACGCACGAAATAGAGATGGAAATACGTGTTTGCATATCTTAGCTTCTGttacagaaaaaatcaaatcTGAGCACGCGTGCATTGCTATAGGAGCTTTGTTAAAGGCTGGAGCAGATAAAACGATTCGAAATATGACTGGTCAGACACCGCTGGACATTGCGATACAAAAGGGTTGCAATAACATTGTGGACGAACTTGTTAAG ATTGTCTATCCAACATCCCATATCGAAGCCACACCCACATCTGCTAACAACGATCCAAGATCATTGATGACGATGGTGGATATACCTTCTCGGTCAAGAGCAAGTCCTTCTTCGAACACCATGGTGAATGTACATCGTCCTTATTACGCATCAAATTCGCCGCGCTCTCCACCGCGTTCTCGCTCCCCACATAGAAATTCCCGTTCATCGGAATCTCCACCGTCCCTACAGTCGAAGTATGAGGATCAAGACTCTATTCCTATTGTGGAACCTGGTGCATTTGTTATCAAGCAAGAAAATGGAGGTCTGAAGAGTGATGCA GCGGAAAATAATCAAACTGGAATGTATCCTATGAGTCCTGCTTCAATGTCCGACTCAAACTTTGACG ttaactCACCATTGTTATCGCATCTTAAAGAGGCTGGTCTTTTAAACGAAGTATCTGATCTTTTACTAAGAGCGAAGGCTAGAGACGAAGGACAACTTCGAAGGTACCAACAGCAAGCTAAAG aCTTGGATACACAGATAGAATACAAGCTGAAAGAAATCGAGCGAATCAAACAAGAAGTTGAAAGTTTGCGCATTAAGCGAACTCGCTGTGATGATGAGACTGCCAATTTGAGAAAAAGACTTTCCTCCTGCTCAAACGCTATTAAGGAACTCCCCGGAGGAGGACCTTTTTCGAACAATGTTTCTGCTCCGCCGTTGTTAACTTCTAGCAACAATTTATGA